One genomic window of Polaromonas sp. SP1 includes the following:
- a CDS encoding helix-turn-helix domain-containing protein, protein MIHRISDKPQKPLKPSPRAVRSKVRSLNAGLQLIPVGDTGNFTPSPKRPVCVRSRSLLADTHFEPHAHAWAQLAYCATGVLQVTAEGAMDSNEAGGEVSYIVPPSRAVWIAPGARHHVTVLEAAEFRTLYIDASATPPGWSGCRVLVVSPLLRESIHALDTSALDRPLTAAREQLLSGLILDELAHADTQALGVPMPHPQTGDKRLRALCEAVLRSPAERATLAEWAAGTGASERTVARLFRDELGLSYQQWRQQAILAHALPLLTRGQPVSAVAAASGYASDSAFSAMFKTAMGQSPSHFQGK, encoded by the coding sequence ATGATTCATCGAATTTCGGACAAACCGCAAAAACCCCTCAAACCATCGCCCCGCGCCGTGCGCTCCAAGGTGCGCAGCCTCAACGCCGGCCTTCAGCTGATACCGGTCGGCGACACCGGCAACTTCACGCCCAGCCCCAAGCGGCCGGTGTGCGTGCGCTCCCGCTCCCTGCTGGCCGATACGCACTTCGAGCCGCACGCCCACGCCTGGGCGCAACTGGCCTATTGCGCCACCGGCGTGCTGCAAGTCACGGCTGAAGGCGCCATGGACAGCAATGAGGCCGGCGGCGAAGTCAGCTACATCGTGCCGCCCTCGCGCGCCGTCTGGATCGCCCCCGGCGCGCGCCACCATGTCACCGTGCTGGAGGCCGCCGAGTTCCGCACGCTGTACATCGACGCCAGCGCCACGCCGCCGGGCTGGAGCGGCTGCCGCGTGCTGGTGGTCTCCCCGCTGCTGCGCGAATCGATCCATGCACTGGACACTTCAGCACTTGACCGCCCGCTCACCGCCGCACGCGAACAGTTGCTCAGCGGCCTCATCCTGGACGAACTCGCGCATGCCGACACCCAGGCGCTGGGCGTGCCCATGCCGCATCCGCAAACCGGCGACAAGCGGTTGCGCGCGCTGTGCGAGGCGGTGCTGCGCTCACCCGCCGAGCGCGCCACGCTGGCCGAATGGGCCGCCGGCACAGGCGCCAGCGAGCGCACGGTGGCCCGGCTTTTTCGCGACGAGCTGGGCCTGAGCTACCAGCAGTGGCGCCAGCAAGCCATCCTGGCGCACGCCCTGCCCCTGCTCACGCGCGGCCAGCCGGTCAGCGCCGTCGCTGCGGCCAGCGGTTACGCCAGCGACAGCGCGTTCTCCGCCATGTTCAAAACCGCCATGGGCCAGTCGCCCAGTCATTTTCAAGGCAAATAG
- a CDS encoding response regulator transcription factor, with product MKALLVEDDGPMRSLLCGALAAWGFTTTSAVDGAQALASWQLLQPDALILDLGLPDMDGLDVLQRGRALGLQTPVMLLSARATLSDRILGLNFGADDYLTKPFDLGELEARLRALCRRKGASPPLPPQDPDLAQSLGTLNWRPSSGAFFCGDKRLSLSPRELALLRALVERPNRAQPKEYLVNAVFPERDVLEDAVEVVAHRLRKKLLPCGVAVVTLRGLGYLIKSAG from the coding sequence ATGAAAGCACTGCTGGTTGAAGACGACGGGCCCATGCGAAGCCTGCTGTGCGGCGCGCTTGCCGCATGGGGCTTTACCACGACCAGCGCGGTGGACGGCGCGCAGGCGCTGGCCAGCTGGCAATTGCTGCAGCCCGACGCACTGATCCTGGACCTGGGCCTGCCCGACATGGATGGGCTGGATGTGCTGCAGCGCGGCCGCGCGCTGGGGCTGCAGACGCCCGTCATGCTGCTGTCGGCGCGTGCCACGCTGAGCGACCGCATCCTGGGCCTGAACTTCGGCGCCGACGACTACCTCACCAAGCCGTTTGACCTGGGCGAACTCGAAGCCCGCCTGCGCGCGCTGTGCCGGCGCAAGGGCGCATCGCCGCCACTTCCGCCGCAAGACCCTGACCTGGCGCAAAGCCTGGGGACGCTGAACTGGCGGCCCTCCAGCGGTGCGTTTTTTTGCGGCGACAAGCGGCTGTCGCTCTCCCCGCGCGAGCTGGCGCTGCTGCGCGCGCTGGTGGAGCGCCCCAACCGCGCCCAGCCCAAGGAATATTTGGTCAACGCGGTGTTCCCTGAGCGCGACGTGCTGGAAGACGCGGTGGAGGTGGTGGCCCATCGACTGCGCAAGAAGCTGCTGCCCTGCGGCGTGGCTGTGGTCACGCTGCGCGGGCTGGGCTACCTGATCAAGTCGGCCGGCTGA
- a CDS encoding CAP domain-containing protein produces MHTPATPTTRPGLCWHTVGCSVLAAGLITAGPAHAQPAEDHPALLRALNTLRQQGCSKGARPATPLRENAALSRAAARMAAGSKLDDALKSAGYRAVRVTQITVKGASGAAALTRSTLGSSCSPAMHGELQDAGFHQRGTQTWVLLAARFSPPDAADTNKVEARVLALVNEARARPQRCGNQAFAPAPPLRLNDTLQSVASGHAAEMARYSYFSHTGRDGSNVDGRATEAGYPWRNIGENIAAGQTTADAAVQGWIKSPGHCANIMSPAYSEMGVAFVVSQQSSAGIYWAQVFGARR; encoded by the coding sequence ATGCATACCCCAGCAACACCCACGACACGGCCAGGCCTGTGCTGGCATACCGTCGGCTGCTCGGTGCTTGCCGCTGGCTTGATCACGGCCGGCCCGGCACACGCACAACCCGCCGAAGACCACCCGGCACTGCTGCGCGCGCTGAATACCCTGCGCCAGCAAGGCTGCAGCAAAGGCGCACGCCCGGCCACCCCGCTGCGTGAAAACGCCGCCCTCTCGCGCGCTGCCGCGCGCATGGCGGCCGGCAGCAAGCTGGACGACGCACTCAAGTCGGCAGGCTACCGTGCAGTGCGCGTTACGCAGATCACGGTGAAGGGTGCCAGCGGGGCCGCAGCATTGACGCGCAGCACGCTGGGCAGCTCATGCAGCCCGGCCATGCACGGCGAGCTGCAGGACGCCGGCTTTCACCAGCGCGGCACCCAAACCTGGGTGCTGCTGGCCGCGCGCTTCTCGCCACCCGACGCAGCCGATACCAACAAGGTGGAGGCACGTGTGCTGGCGCTGGTCAATGAAGCACGCGCAAGGCCGCAGCGCTGCGGCAACCAGGCTTTTGCCCCCGCGCCGCCATTAAGGCTTAACGACACCCTGCAAAGCGTGGCCAGCGGGCATGCCGCCGAGATGGCGCGCTACAGCTACTTCAGCCACACCGGCCGCGACGGCAGCAACGTCGACGGCCGCGCCACCGAAGCCGGCTACCCCTGGCGCAACATCGGCGAAAACATCGCCGCCGGCCAAACGACCGCCGACGCCGCCGTGCAAGGCTGGATCAAAAGCCCCGGCCACTGCGCCAACATCATGTCGCCCGCCTACAGCGAAATGGGCGTCGCGTTTGTCGTGAGCCAGCAAAGCAGCGCCGGGATTTATTGGGCGCAGGTGTTTGGGGCGAGGCGGTAG
- a CDS encoding porin codes for MKALPLAAALVSLCAANAQAQSSVTVFGIVDANYAHMSGAGNASQTMIGTDGYSSSRIGFRGMEDLGGDLKVGFWLEGAFSPHTGQGGSTNSNNQLAGNVAASGLTFGRRSTISLIGSWGEVRVGRDFVPGFQNLSAFSPFGTNGVGTSAFLFYPVQAAARVTHIRASNSIGFFLPKMGDVYGQAMYAFGENPSNSGATSDDGKVAGLRLGYSPGPFDIAFGITKTKISALGDLTQTNLGASYDFGVVKAMALWNENKVGATKTRTYLIGGHIPAGPGVVRAAYSRVNTTGVANDANHLALGYVYNLSKRSALYANYAHISNKNNGTNYNVGVAVLTPGGSSSGYELGIRHSF; via the coding sequence ATGAAAGCATTGCCACTCGCGGCCGCCCTCGTTTCACTGTGCGCCGCAAACGCCCAGGCTCAATCGTCTGTCACCGTGTTCGGCATCGTCGATGCCAACTACGCCCACATGAGCGGCGCCGGCAACGCCTCGCAAACCATGATCGGCACCGACGGTTATTCGTCCAGCCGCATCGGCTTCAGGGGCATGGAAGACCTGGGCGGCGACCTGAAGGTCGGCTTCTGGCTGGAGGGCGCCTTCAGCCCCCACACAGGCCAGGGCGGCTCGACCAACTCCAACAACCAGCTTGCCGGCAACGTTGCCGCCAGCGGCCTGACGTTTGGCCGCCGCTCCACCATCAGCCTGATCGGCTCGTGGGGCGAAGTGCGCGTGGGCCGTGACTTTGTGCCGGGCTTCCAGAATCTTTCGGCCTTCAGCCCCTTCGGCACCAACGGCGTGGGCACATCGGCCTTCCTGTTCTACCCAGTGCAGGCGGCCGCCCGCGTGACGCACATCCGCGCCTCCAACTCCATCGGCTTCTTCCTGCCGAAGATGGGCGACGTGTACGGCCAGGCCATGTATGCCTTCGGTGAAAACCCGTCCAACTCAGGCGCCACCAGCGACGACGGCAAGGTTGCCGGCCTGCGACTGGGTTATTCGCCCGGCCCGTTCGACATCGCTTTCGGCATCACCAAAACCAAAATCAGCGCGCTGGGCGATTTGACGCAAACCAACCTGGGCGCCAGCTACGACTTCGGCGTGGTCAAGGCCATGGCGCTGTGGAACGAAAACAAGGTGGGTGCCACCAAGACGCGCACCTACCTGATCGGCGGCCACATCCCCGCGGGCCCGGGCGTGGTGCGCGCGGCTTACAGCCGGGTCAACACCACCGGCGTGGCCAACGACGCCAACCACCTGGCGCTAGGTTATGTCTACAACCTGTCCAAGCGCAGCGCGCTGTACGCCAACTACGCGCATATTTCCAACAAGAACAACGGCACCAACTACAACGTCGGCGTCGCGGTGCTGACGCCGGGCGGCTCGTCCAGCGGCTACGAACTCGGCATCCGCCATTCGTTCTGA
- a CDS encoding coniferyl aldehyde dehydrogenase yields the protein MTSSTTPSAATLRTLFDTQHRASRAQIDVPLALRRDRLLRIRALLDAHGSALAEAVNADFGVRSAQLTEIADIFVLRSLLSNTLKHLPKWMKPQKVSTPLYLQPSRAWLQRQPLGVVGVVSPWNYPVQLSLGPVITALAAGNRVMLKPSELTPQTSALLASLIAQSFAPEELCVVQGDGQLAAEFAGLPFDHLFFTGSTAVGRKVAEAAAANLTPTTLELGGKSPCIIDVSCDIDQAAIKIAHGKLLNAGQTCIAPDYVLLPKGRETAFGEAFARAVATLFPSIAGNPDYAAIISPRHLERLQALLAQAEGEGARLQTINPGAAGTSPASRQMAPVLVFDTPAHSKLLSEEIFGPILPVMPYDSLEDAISYINARPRPLALYWFGTDTGSRDHVLANTVSGGVTVNDTLMHIAHENLPFGGVGESGWGSYHGEAGFLRLSQQKPVMVQSKWARGDLFYPPYGKRFAQVMGLLKRLV from the coding sequence ATGACTTCCAGCACCACCCCATCCGCAGCAACGCTTCGCACACTCTTTGACACCCAGCACCGCGCCAGCCGCGCGCAGATCGATGTGCCCTTGGCGCTGCGCCGCGACCGCCTGCTGCGCATTCGCGCCTTGCTGGACGCGCACGGCAGCGCGCTGGCCGAAGCGGTCAACGCCGACTTCGGCGTGCGCTCCGCCCAGCTCACCGAGATCGCCGACATCTTTGTGCTGCGCTCGCTGCTGTCGAACACGCTGAAGCATCTGCCCAAGTGGATGAAGCCGCAGAAGGTCAGCACGCCGCTCTACCTGCAACCGTCACGCGCCTGGCTGCAGCGCCAGCCGCTGGGCGTGGTCGGTGTTGTCTCGCCGTGGAACTACCCGGTGCAACTCTCGCTCGGCCCCGTCATCACCGCCCTGGCCGCAGGCAACCGCGTCATGCTCAAGCCCAGCGAGCTCACGCCGCAGACCTCGGCGCTGCTCGCCAGCCTGATCGCACAATCCTTCGCGCCCGAAGAGTTGTGCGTGGTGCAGGGCGACGGCCAGCTCGCCGCTGAATTTGCCGGCCTGCCGTTTGACCACCTGTTTTTCACCGGCTCCACCGCCGTGGGCCGCAAGGTCGCCGAGGCCGCCGCCGCCAACCTGACGCCGACCACGCTGGAGCTGGGCGGCAAGTCGCCCTGCATCATCGATGTCTCGTGCGACATCGACCAAGCCGCCATCAAGATCGCGCACGGCAAGCTGCTCAACGCCGGCCAGACCTGCATCGCGCCCGACTACGTGCTGCTGCCCAAAGGCCGCGAGACGGCGTTCGGCGAAGCCTTTGCCCGCGCCGTGGCCACACTCTTCCCCAGCATCGCCGGCAACCCCGACTACGCCGCCATCATCAGCCCGCGCCACCTGGAGCGCCTGCAGGCGCTGCTGGCGCAGGCCGAAGGCGAGGGCGCACGCTTGCAGACGATCAACCCCGGCGCTGCGGGTACAAGCCCGGCATCGCGCCAGATGGCGCCGGTGCTGGTGTTCGACACTCCCGCCCACTCGAAGCTGCTCAGCGAAGAAATCTTCGGCCCCATCCTGCCGGTGATGCCCTATGACTCGCTCGAAGACGCCATCAGCTACATCAACGCCCGGCCACGCCCGCTGGCCCTCTACTGGTTCGGCACCGACACCGGCTCACGCGATCACGTGCTCGCCAACACGGTGAGCGGCGGTGTCACCGTCAACGACACGCTGATGCACATCGCCCACGAGAACCTGCCTTTCGGCGGCGTCGGTGAAAGCGGCTGGGGTTCGTACCACGGTGAAGCCGGCTTCCTGCGCCTGTCACAGCAAAAGCCAGTGATGGTGCAGTCGAAGTGGGCGCGCGGTGATCTGTTTTACCCGCCGTATGGCAAGCGGTTTGCGCAGGTGATGGGTTTGCTCAAGCGGCTGGTCTAG